Proteins encoded within one genomic window of Pseudorasbora parva isolate DD20220531a chromosome 3, ASM2467924v1, whole genome shotgun sequence:
- the kat5a gene encoding histone acetyltransferase KAT5a isoform X2: protein MADHSGEITEGCRLPVLRKNQENEDEWPLAEILSVKDIPGRKLYYVHYIDFNKRLDEWVTPDRLDVKKLQLPKKEAKTPIKNGLSGSRPNSPERDVKKSLDLHVQSASAPSRGKTLPTPKRKAESVSLATQVTAATPVPSLPGSAEASQASVYPAIRDSPFSIKSREEHEPLTSLTTNGTMSIQRHLIPPQPGRKRKICGGTDEMVKVFQNNSPRCSTVYLLPGEDSQDSSDGIPAAPRMTGSLVSDRSHDDIVTRMKNINCIELGRHRLKPWYFSPYSQELTSLPILYLCEFCLKYLKSLKCLQRHLTKCNLRHPPGNEIYRKGTISFFEIDGRKNKAYSQNLCLLAKCFLDHKTLYYDTDPFLFYVMTEYDSKGFHIVGYFSKEKESTEDYNVACILTLPPYQRRGYGKLLIEFSYELSKVEGKTGTPEKPLSDLGLLSYRSYWSQTILEILMDLKSENGERPQITINEISEITSVKKEDVISTLQYLNLINYYKGQYILTLSEDIVEGHERAMQKRHLRIDPKCLHFTPKDWSKRGKW from the exons ATGGCGGATCACTCG GGTGAGATCACTGAGGGCTGTCGACTGCCTGTGCTGCGAAAAAATCAAGAAAATGAAGACGAATGGC CTTTGGCTGAAATTCTCAGTGTCAAAGACATCCCTGGGAGAAAGCTTTACTATGTCCACTATATTGACT TCAATAAGCGCCTGGACGAGTGGGTTACTCCAGACCGACTGGATGTGAAAAAGCTCCAGTTGCCCAAGAAGGAGGCGAAGACTCCCATTAAAAATGGCCTGTCTGGGTCTCGGCCAAACTCCCCAGAGAGAGACGTG AAGAAGAGTCTAGATCTCCACGTTCAGTCTGCTTCAGCTCCTTCAAGAGGCAAAACCCTCCCCACACCG AAAAGGAAAGCAGAGTCCGTCTCTTTGGCAACACAAGTGACTGCAGCGACTCCAGTGCCTTCACTTCCGGGTTCTGCAGAGGCGAGTCAGGCTTCTGTATATCCAGCAATTAGAGATTCCCCTTTCAGCATTAAATCCAGAGAAGAGCACGAACCACTCACCTCTCTGACCACA AATGGCACAATGTCCATTCAGCGTCATCTTATTCCTCCCCAGCctgggagaaaaagaaaaatttgTGGAGGGACAGATGAG ATGGTAAAGGTGTTCCAGAATAACAGTCCCCGCTGCTCCACCGTCTATTTGCTGCCAGGAGAG GACTCTCAGGACAGTTCAGATGGGATCCCAGCTGCCCCGCGCATGACCGGTAGTTTGGTGTCAGACCGCAGTCATGATGACATTGTGACGCGAATGAAGAACATAAACTGCATAGAGCTGGGCCGGCACAGGCTGAAGCCTTGGTACTTCTCTCCATACTCGCAGGAGCTCACCTCTCTGCCCATTCTCTACCTCTGTGAATTCTGTCTCAAATACCTCAAGAGCCTCAAATGTCTTCAAAGACACCTG ACAAAATGCAACCTTCGGCATCCTCCAGGAAATGAGATCTACCGCAAAGGAACTATCTCCTTTTTTGAAATAGATGGCAGGAAAAACAAG GCATATTCCCAAAATTTGTGTTTATTGGCCAAATGCTTCCTGGACCACAAGACCCTGTACTACGACACAGATCCTTTCCTCTTCTATGTAATGACGGAGTATGACTCAAAGGGTTTCCATATAGTTGGCTACTTCTCAAAG GAGAAGGAATCAACAGAAGACTATAACGTGGCCTGTATTCTGACGTTACCACCTTATCAGAGAAGAGGCTATGGAAAGTTACTAATTGAGTTCA GTTATGAGCTCTCAAAGGTTGAAGGAAAGACGGGTACCCCAGAGAAACCTCTGTCTGATTTGGGCCTTCTCTCCTACCGCTCATACTGGTCCCAGACCATTCTAGAGATACTCATGGACCTCAAATCAGAGAATGGAGAACGGCCACAGATCACCATCAA TGAAATTAGTGAGATCACAAGTGTCAAGAAAGAGGACGTGATATCGACTCTTCAATACCTCAACCTCATCAATTATTATAAG GGTCAATATATCCTCACCTTGTCCGAGGACATAGTGGAAGGCCACGAGCGTGCCATGCAGAAACGTCACCTCCGCATTGATCCCAAATGCTTGCATTTCACTCCTAAAGACTGGAGCAAGAGGGGCAAGTGGTGA
- the kat5a gene encoding histone acetyltransferase KAT5a isoform X1: MADHSGEITEGCRLPVLRKNQENEDEWPLAEILSVKDIPGRKLYYVHYIDFNKRLDEWVTPDRLDVKKLQLPKKEAKTPIKNGLSGSRPNSPERDVVRESTLYPVALDKKSLDLHVQSASAPSRGKTLPTPKRKAESVSLATQVTAATPVPSLPGSAEASQASVYPAIRDSPFSIKSREEHEPLTSLTTNGTMSIQRHLIPPQPGRKRKICGGTDEMVKVFQNNSPRCSTVYLLPGEDSQDSSDGIPAAPRMTGSLVSDRSHDDIVTRMKNINCIELGRHRLKPWYFSPYSQELTSLPILYLCEFCLKYLKSLKCLQRHLTKCNLRHPPGNEIYRKGTISFFEIDGRKNKAYSQNLCLLAKCFLDHKTLYYDTDPFLFYVMTEYDSKGFHIVGYFSKEKESTEDYNVACILTLPPYQRRGYGKLLIEFSYELSKVEGKTGTPEKPLSDLGLLSYRSYWSQTILEILMDLKSENGERPQITINEISEITSVKKEDVISTLQYLNLINYYKGQYILTLSEDIVEGHERAMQKRHLRIDPKCLHFTPKDWSKRGKW; this comes from the exons ATGGCGGATCACTCG GGTGAGATCACTGAGGGCTGTCGACTGCCTGTGCTGCGAAAAAATCAAGAAAATGAAGACGAATGGC CTTTGGCTGAAATTCTCAGTGTCAAAGACATCCCTGGGAGAAAGCTTTACTATGTCCACTATATTGACT TCAATAAGCGCCTGGACGAGTGGGTTACTCCAGACCGACTGGATGTGAAAAAGCTCCAGTTGCCCAAGAAGGAGGCGAAGACTCCCATTAAAAATGGCCTGTCTGGGTCTCGGCCAAACTCCCCAGAGAGAGACGTGGTAAGAGAATCTACTCTGTACCCCGTGGCGCTAGAC AAGAAGAGTCTAGATCTCCACGTTCAGTCTGCTTCAGCTCCTTCAAGAGGCAAAACCCTCCCCACACCG AAAAGGAAAGCAGAGTCCGTCTCTTTGGCAACACAAGTGACTGCAGCGACTCCAGTGCCTTCACTTCCGGGTTCTGCAGAGGCGAGTCAGGCTTCTGTATATCCAGCAATTAGAGATTCCCCTTTCAGCATTAAATCCAGAGAAGAGCACGAACCACTCACCTCTCTGACCACA AATGGCACAATGTCCATTCAGCGTCATCTTATTCCTCCCCAGCctgggagaaaaagaaaaatttgTGGAGGGACAGATGAG ATGGTAAAGGTGTTCCAGAATAACAGTCCCCGCTGCTCCACCGTCTATTTGCTGCCAGGAGAG GACTCTCAGGACAGTTCAGATGGGATCCCAGCTGCCCCGCGCATGACCGGTAGTTTGGTGTCAGACCGCAGTCATGATGACATTGTGACGCGAATGAAGAACATAAACTGCATAGAGCTGGGCCGGCACAGGCTGAAGCCTTGGTACTTCTCTCCATACTCGCAGGAGCTCACCTCTCTGCCCATTCTCTACCTCTGTGAATTCTGTCTCAAATACCTCAAGAGCCTCAAATGTCTTCAAAGACACCTG ACAAAATGCAACCTTCGGCATCCTCCAGGAAATGAGATCTACCGCAAAGGAACTATCTCCTTTTTTGAAATAGATGGCAGGAAAAACAAG GCATATTCCCAAAATTTGTGTTTATTGGCCAAATGCTTCCTGGACCACAAGACCCTGTACTACGACACAGATCCTTTCCTCTTCTATGTAATGACGGAGTATGACTCAAAGGGTTTCCATATAGTTGGCTACTTCTCAAAG GAGAAGGAATCAACAGAAGACTATAACGTGGCCTGTATTCTGACGTTACCACCTTATCAGAGAAGAGGCTATGGAAAGTTACTAATTGAGTTCA GTTATGAGCTCTCAAAGGTTGAAGGAAAGACGGGTACCCCAGAGAAACCTCTGTCTGATTTGGGCCTTCTCTCCTACCGCTCATACTGGTCCCAGACCATTCTAGAGATACTCATGGACCTCAAATCAGAGAATGGAGAACGGCCACAGATCACCATCAA TGAAATTAGTGAGATCACAAGTGTCAAGAAAGAGGACGTGATATCGACTCTTCAATACCTCAACCTCATCAATTATTATAAG GGTCAATATATCCTCACCTTGTCCGAGGACATAGTGGAAGGCCACGAGCGTGCCATGCAGAAACGTCACCTCCGCATTGATCCCAAATGCTTGCATTTCACTCCTAAAGACTGGAGCAAGAGGGGCAAGTGGTGA
- the fam76b gene encoding protein FAM76B isoform X2 — MATSALYACTKCNQRFPFEELSQGQQLCKECRIAHPIVKCTYCRSEFQQESKTNTICKKCAQNVKQFGTPKPCQYCNIIAAFIGTKCQRCTNSEKKYGPPQTCEQCKQQCAFDRKDEGRRKVDGKLLCWLCTLSYRRVLQKTKEQRKGLGSSHSNSSSLSEKEHQRHHHHQHHRHGSSHHKISGTLSPEQDQGLWKQSIQKETPKKKPKLETKPSNGDSSITQSMDSGGTDNFILISQLKEEVMSLKRMLQQRDQTILEKDRKLTELKADFQYQESNMRVKMNNMEKAHKEAMEQQQAKNRELLKQVAALSKGKKFDRSSSSLLLP, encoded by the exons ATGGCCACATCGGCCCTGTACGCCTGCACCAAGTGTAACCAGCGGTTCCCGTTCGAGGAGTTGTCGCAGGGCCAGCAGCTCTGCAAG GAGTGTCGGATCGCGCACCCTATAGTAAAATGCACTTACTGCAGGTCAGAGTTTCAGCAGGAGAG CAAAACCAACACTATCTGTAAGAAATGTGCACAGAATGTCAAGCAGTTTGGAACG CCGAAGCCATGTCAGTACTGTAACATCATTGCTGCATTCATTGGGACCAAATGTCAGCGCTGCACCAACTCTGAGAAGAAGTATGGCCCTCCACAGACATGCGAACAGTGCAAGCAGCAGTGTGCCTTCGACAGGAAGGACGAGGGACGGAGAAAG GTGGATGGTAAGCTCTTGTGTTGGCTTTGCACGCTGTCGTATCGTCGTGTTCTTCAAAAAACAAAAGAGCAGCGAAAAGGCCTGGGCTCTTCCCACTCCAACTCTTCTTCCCTCAGTGAGAAGGAACATCAGAGacaccatcatcatcagcaCCACAGACACGGAAGTTCTCATCACAA aaTAAGTGGTACTTTAAGTCCAGAGCAGGATCAGGGGCTGTGGAAGCAGAG CATTCAGAAGGAAACGCCAAAGAAAAAACCCAAACTAGAGACAAAGCCATCCAATGGAGACAG TTCGATCACTCAGTCGATGGATTCTGGAGGCACTGATAACTTCATTTTGATTAGCCAGCTGAAAGAGGAAGTGATGTCATTGAAGCGCATGCTTCAGCAGCGAGACCAGACCATCCTTGAGAAAGACAGGAAG CTGACAGAGCTAAAGGCAGACTTTCAGTATCAGGAGTCAAACATGCGGGTGAAGATGAACAACATGGAGAAAGCACACAAAGAGGCCATGGAGCAACAACAG GCGAAGAACAGAGAATTGCTGAAACAGGTCGCTGCGCTCTCGAAAGGCAAGAAGTTTGACCGCAGCAGTAGCTCTCTACTGTTACCATAG
- the fam76b gene encoding protein FAM76B isoform X1, whose amino-acid sequence MATSALYACTKCNQRFPFEELSQGQQLCKECRIAHPIVKCTYCRSEFQQESKTNTICKKCAQNVKQFGTPKPCQYCNIIAAFIGTKCQRCTNSEKKYGPPQTCEQCKQQCAFDRKDEGRRKVDGKLLCWLCTLSYRRVLQKTKEQRKGLGSSHSNSSSLSEKEHQRHHHHQHHRHGSSHHKISGTLSPEQDQGLWKQSIQKETPKKKPKLETKPSNGDSSSITQSMDSGGTDNFILISQLKEEVMSLKRMLQQRDQTILEKDRKLTELKADFQYQESNMRVKMNNMEKAHKEAMEQQQAKNRELLKQVAALSKGKKFDRSSSSLLLP is encoded by the exons ATGGCCACATCGGCCCTGTACGCCTGCACCAAGTGTAACCAGCGGTTCCCGTTCGAGGAGTTGTCGCAGGGCCAGCAGCTCTGCAAG GAGTGTCGGATCGCGCACCCTATAGTAAAATGCACTTACTGCAGGTCAGAGTTTCAGCAGGAGAG CAAAACCAACACTATCTGTAAGAAATGTGCACAGAATGTCAAGCAGTTTGGAACG CCGAAGCCATGTCAGTACTGTAACATCATTGCTGCATTCATTGGGACCAAATGTCAGCGCTGCACCAACTCTGAGAAGAAGTATGGCCCTCCACAGACATGCGAACAGTGCAAGCAGCAGTGTGCCTTCGACAGGAAGGACGAGGGACGGAGAAAG GTGGATGGTAAGCTCTTGTGTTGGCTTTGCACGCTGTCGTATCGTCGTGTTCTTCAAAAAACAAAAGAGCAGCGAAAAGGCCTGGGCTCTTCCCACTCCAACTCTTCTTCCCTCAGTGAGAAGGAACATCAGAGacaccatcatcatcagcaCCACAGACACGGAAGTTCTCATCACAA aaTAAGTGGTACTTTAAGTCCAGAGCAGGATCAGGGGCTGTGGAAGCAGAG CATTCAGAAGGAAACGCCAAAGAAAAAACCCAAACTAGAGACAAAGCCATCCAATGGAGACAG TAGTTCGATCACTCAGTCGATGGATTCTGGAGGCACTGATAACTTCATTTTGATTAGCCAGCTGAAAGAGGAAGTGATGTCATTGAAGCGCATGCTTCAGCAGCGAGACCAGACCATCCTTGAGAAAGACAGGAAG CTGACAGAGCTAAAGGCAGACTTTCAGTATCAGGAGTCAAACATGCGGGTGAAGATGAACAACATGGAGAAAGCACACAAAGAGGCCATGGAGCAACAACAG GCGAAGAACAGAGAATTGCTGAAACAGGTCGCTGCGCTCTCGAAAGGCAAGAAGTTTGACCGCAGCAGTAGCTCTCTACTGTTACCATAG
- the cwc15 gene encoding protein CWC15 homolog — MTTAARPTFEPARGGRGKGEGDLSALSKQYSSRDLPGHTKIKYRQPTQDAPEEVRARDFRRELEERERVAVKSRDRGAREHTTSSSSSSSSSKRPRLDQIPAANLDADDPLTDDEDDSDSGSDSDDDTAALLAELEKIKKERAEEQEKKEREQKAEEERIRMENILSGNPLLNLAGQQQQQQQQQQQQQVQSQNTFSVKRRWDDDVVFKNCAKGVDESRKEKRFVNDTLRSEFHKKFMEKYVK, encoded by the exons ATGACCACAGCGGCAAGGCCAACATTTGAGCCCGCGCGAGGAGGACGGGGCAAAGGAGAGGGTGATCTGAGCGCTTTGTCCAAACAGTACTCCAGCAGGGACTTGCCAGGACACACCAAGATCAAATACAG GCAGCCTACTCAGGATGCCCCAGAAGAGGTGAGAGCTCGTGATTTCAGACGTGAGCTggaggagagggagagagttgctGTTAAGAGCAGAGATAGAGGAGCAAGAG AACACACAACTTCTTCGTCGtcgtcttcctcctcctccaaaCGGCCACGTCTGGATCAGATTCCTGCTGCCAACTTGGATGCTGATGATCCCCTTACTGAT GATGAAGATGACTCTGACTCTGGCTCTGACAGTGATGATGACACTGCCGCCCTGCTGGCTGAACTGGAAAAGATAAAGAAGGAGCGAGCTGAGGAGCAGGAGAAGAAG GAAAGAGAACAGAAGGCAGAAGAGGAGAGGATACGTATGGAGAACATTCTGAGCGGGAATCCACTGCTGAATCTGGCAGgccagcaacagcagcagcagcagcaacaacaacaacaacaagtgCAGAGCCAGAACACATTCAGCGTGAAAAGAAG GTGGGATGATGATGTCGTGTTTAAAAACTGCGCTAAAGGAGTGGATGAATCTCGTAAGGAAAAGCGCTTTGTTAATGACACACTGCGCTCTGAATTCCACAAGAAATTCATGgagaaatatgttaaataa